The genomic DNA GATGTTTTAGTTGAATAGTGTAGCAATGAATATTGATGTTTTAATGATATCCATCGCATTTGATGTTTTAGGGAATTGTTTAAGCATTCATGGCATTGGATTTTACTAATGTGATGTGATGATAGATTTGGAGTGCATCATTGTAACTTATAGTAAGATATGAGTTGTTTCACATAAGTTGTAGTTCATGCTATTGGTTGATAATGTAAAACCATTTGATGTAACTGGATTCTGACATAAATGATAGATACTACTGTAACATGCTCTGTATGTGATACTTTTATAATTTAAACTTCTTGTTGCGAAGCCATTTGTTCATTCCTTCACGTCATCTTGTTCCTCCCACAAGAGTATTGTTATGGTATTCTCGATTATTGACCTGCTACTCGCTTACCCGATTGGAACCGACCCGATCCTCTTTACTTCAATAGTGATAGCCTGCATAGCTCTCTTATATGAGTTTGCACGTGGTGGGTTCGCATCATCAAGTAAGCGAACACATTTAGGGAACACGTGTAAACCTTAGAATAGAGTACGTATTGGTATGCATGGGAGCCTATCTAAGGTCACATCCAAGATCTGTAtcatataaatagataaattagcCCCATTGAGTGATAAGACTCACAAAAAACACTCAACAAGTATTGGATTATTTGTTGTTAGCCTTTTACTTTCTTTCCAATGCTTTTTACATTTCTTGTAAACATCACTAGTGATGACTTCTTATCATTTCTTTCAATGTACAAGTAATGTTTCGAAACATTAAATTCTCCGTGGAGAGATTGTATTTGCAGGAATTCTTTGTCGTGCATCCAACATCGTCTTCATTATGTGCTTGTTTTCCAGGTTATCCAAGTCAAGTGTCGTCTTCCATAAGTGGGGGTCTACTATGTCTAAATGTTCACCAAGTGAAGGATGTTTTTGTTAACTATGCTGTTTCGTTCTCTAAAATTTGATCTTTGAGCTTGCTAGAAATTAAACAGCTCGTCTCTGCATTCTGCATCAATACGAATTGTAACCTTGAGCTGAATTATGCAATTTTTATGTATGATATTCTATTTGCTGACTAAACGTTGCTTTATTTGGTCATCTAGCCCGAACAAACATCCGACGATTGACATCTTGAATTGTTCTCTTTGTTACTATTAACCTCTGGGAAAAACCTGATAAAGAAAATAGTGAACAGTTCTTTTATGTTGTCCAGCATATAAGACTAGCAGCGCACAGCACTGGTCATACACTTGTTTCCAACTGTGCCTAGTGAAGTCGCTTTCGTTTTCATAAATTGAAAGTAAATTTACATATTTTACCTCCATGACGGGACAATTGTGTTCCGACAGAAACGAGACTAATACAAAACCCAAATTAGGTGGTGATGCACTGCAGATTTTTGCAGTCATTGCCTTTGCTTTTTCAGCGAACAAAGGAGTGGTTTCCTGCTCTATTAAGATCGTTGCCAATAAACGGCATATATGGATTCAATGAAAAGAGCTCAAAACTCTGAAGCTGACATATCAAATAAAAAGGGAACAGAGGAGTGGTTTCTCTGAActtatatttttgttaaattatccaaaaatagaTGGAAAAGTTAACAGTTGTTAATTTTACTGATGTGTCATATATGTGGATAGTTGTTAATTTTGTTGACGTGTCATACATGTGGATTGTCACATGGATGACatgttaatatataattaaaaattaaagattttaaaaatatgataatatttattttaatttttatattttaatattttaatttatttttaattttaaaaatattttttgaattttaaaattaaaataaaataattaaatgttaaacaTATTAGCCACGTATATATTATATTAgcaaaattaaaaatgttaatttttcatTCACTTTAGATATTTAACAAAAAAAcacaaatataaaaactaaaaaatgaaacaaaataaattaacgcgaaaatttttttaaaaaaattggaagCTAAAATAAACCATTATGGCAATAAAAACCGAATCATGTACAGTCCCAGCTAGATTGCTGGTTAGCAAGACTGGGACCGAGTCAGCGTTAGCAAAATCTCGCCCAGAAATGACTCTAGACTAGCTAATCAATTACTCTTTGCCGACAGCTTGCAAGAGGAGGAGCAATTGGAGGAAGTAATAAGACACACCCCCAATTGTAGCGTACTGCAACTTTTCAGGCCCTTCAATCTCTGGGAAATCACTATCTGCAGCTCGATTAAATCCTCCAGCCAGCCACCCCAAGTTCTTATATCCTCCCTCATATAGCTTGGAAGTTGCCATCATGGACCTAAGGATAGCAATATCATCACtaaaaaatgaaacaaagaaaaaaggggaaaaaagttGGCTAAGAAGTTTTTACCTAAGGCCTTCGCCACAAGCTACAAGCAGCTTAGCGTCCTTGTCAGGAAGAGTAGCCTCTACCTCTTGGACGAAATTAGGATTGATCATAGTAAAGTTTTGACCAGTCCACAAGCCAATGTAGCCAAAATGCACCCATTTCTTCAAAAGAGTAATGGGGCTATTGTCCATGTCCTTAACGAAGAGTGGCACATGAAGTGACCCTTTAACATATGCCTTTTCTCGTTCCCACTGCGGTCTAATGTCGAGTAACTTGAAACCCTCGGAATTCAGGGCCGTGGCTGCGTCCTTAGGCAGTATAGGCTTCACCTCACCCGACTGTATTAGCTGCTGCCCACTGCTTGATGCTGCAGTATTGACACCAAAGTTTTTGGTTTTAGAGGAAGTGAAGAATAGCGGCTTAGGTTGCTTCTCTTGCTTCAGCAACGATGACTGGAAGTGGTTCAGTTGAATTGCCATTTTTTTTCCTTATCCTGAAAGCAATCGTCTTTGGTTGTGTTCACTTGTTATCTTTGTTTGCCTGTTGGAGGAGCCCACCACGTTATCTTTCAAGCCTTTGTTGCTTGGACGGTTGAATTCCGATTTTGTCCCACTATTacaataaatttgagatttaatttgatttttttaaaaacttatttttataatgttattagttggTCGAAATTAATAATACCAAATTACCAATAATTATTATCATTAAAGTGAAGAGGTAAAATTTTCGTTTATTGTAATTTGATCATACAATTAGTAGTATGTAAAAATCTAATCAATTATATTTAATCAACAATAAATTTACATGTCAAATGAATGATTAAAAgcctttttataataaaaaatcaaacatcattattttaaaattttaataagccctaataatattaaaaggtaCAAATATCAAGTATATGAACAAAATCCGAATGAAAGGTGGGAAGGAACATGAGCCAAACAAGGTTGACATTGCAGAGCATGGTGGTTGATTCTGTTTTTTTGCTTTATGTGTCCAAGGATCATGTTTAATGAATGGGAATGATGTAGTTGAAAGCCAGTCCCAGATGGCAGACTATGCAAGATTATCAATGTGAGTACTGAAAGGACCTATTACCAAGCATGGATAGTGGGATCAAATCTGATGCCTGCATACATAAAGGTCGATAAATTAAAATTTGCTATTGTTCGAGCTTGGGAGTTTCAATCACACACTTTTGCCTGACTTTTAGTGTGATTAATGCACAGTTTGGGATGAACACAGGCTAATATTCCCTGCAGATAAAGaataattttctttttccttgctTTACACTGTGTAGCTTGGGAATGAGAGTTACGATTTGGGG from Gossypium arboreum isolate Shixiya-1 chromosome 9, ASM2569848v2, whole genome shotgun sequence includes the following:
- the LOC108456038 gene encoding rhodanese-like domain-containing protein 10, with protein sequence MAIQLNHFQSSLLKQEKQPKPLFFTSSKTKNFGVNTAASSSGQQLIQSGEVKPILPKDAATALNSEGFKLLDIRPQWEREKAYVKGSLHVPLFVKDMDNSPITLLKKWVHFGYIGLWTGQNFTMINPNFVQEVEATLPDKDAKLLVACGEGLRSMMATSKLYEGGYKNLGWLAGGFNRAADSDFPEIEGPEKLQYATIGGVSYYFLQLLLLLQAVGKE